One Natrinema halophilum genomic window carries:
- a CDS encoding YkgJ family cysteine cluster protein yields the protein MRSLEAELEQARSLAVDDLADAIESIGFECTRCGACCTGHGEDEHTATVFPDEVRELRDATTNREDDRDWRDVARPMPYGLSETDDGDLEGETFEWALQTDDCGNCTFYEEDDDGVGACVAHEDRPLICQTYPFSVALAGTSQPMGEAVDEEGVVRAHECEGLGRDISRADAEELARALKERAVRELEEAIAVRDTYRPADPDPGEIVVYDSEGAKRADGTPLED from the coding sequence GTGCGATCACTCGAAGCCGAACTTGAGCAAGCCCGTTCCCTCGCTGTCGACGACCTCGCAGATGCAATCGAATCTATCGGCTTCGAGTGTACGCGTTGTGGTGCCTGCTGTACGGGCCACGGCGAAGACGAACACACGGCGACGGTCTTCCCCGACGAAGTGCGCGAACTGCGAGATGCGACGACAAACCGTGAGGACGACCGGGACTGGCGCGACGTCGCTCGGCCGATGCCCTACGGCCTCTCCGAAACCGACGACGGCGACCTCGAGGGCGAAACCTTCGAGTGGGCGCTTCAGACCGACGACTGCGGTAACTGTACGTTCTACGAGGAAGACGACGATGGAGTCGGCGCGTGCGTCGCCCACGAGGACCGGCCGCTCATCTGTCAGACCTATCCGTTCAGCGTTGCACTCGCGGGCACCAGCCAGCCGATGGGGGAGGCCGTCGACGAGGAAGGCGTCGTTCGCGCCCACGAATGCGAGGGACTGGGCCGCGACATCTCACGGGCGGACGCCGAAGAATTGGCTCGAGCGCTGAAGGAACGAGCCGTTCGAGAACTCGAGGAAGCTATCGCTGTCCGAGACACCTACCGTCCCGCCGACCCCGATCCGGGCGAGATAGTCGTTTACGATTCCGAAGGGGCGAAACGGGCAGACGGAACGCCACTCGAGGACTAA
- a CDS encoding class I SAM-dependent methyltransferase: MKGQEWYQADDVAKEYDDKRFSRGGQLIDRREKEAVLEAIMPVEDRNILEIACGTGRFTLMLAHQGADVVGLDISAAMLQQGRQKTRNTDISGTLEFLRGDAGRLPFPDDHFDTVIAMRFFHLADDPEAFLQEMRRVSRDQIVFDTFNRFSARSVYNWALPMGSRLYSKSEVAVLLAKTDLTLLDVEDDFLLPYGLYRAIPNALASPLRALDEAIGGRQIVDHLASVSYWNAQVR; encoded by the coding sequence GTGAAAGGACAGGAGTGGTACCAGGCTGACGATGTTGCCAAGGAATACGACGATAAGCGGTTTTCTCGGGGTGGACAACTGATCGACCGCCGGGAAAAAGAAGCCGTCCTCGAAGCCATCATGCCTGTCGAGGATCGGAATATACTCGAGATCGCCTGTGGTACCGGGCGATTTACGCTCATGCTCGCCCATCAAGGGGCGGACGTCGTCGGACTCGACATCTCTGCGGCGATGTTACAACAGGGGCGCCAGAAAACCCGGAACACCGATATTTCGGGCACACTCGAGTTCCTCCGCGGGGACGCGGGTCGGTTGCCGTTTCCGGATGATCACTTCGATACCGTAATCGCGATGCGATTTTTCCACCTTGCGGACGATCCGGAGGCATTTCTGCAGGAAATGCGGCGGGTTTCCCGTGATCAGATCGTTTTCGACACTTTCAACCGATTTTCCGCCCGAAGTGTCTACAACTGGGCGCTTCCGATGGGGTCGCGGTTGTACTCGAAGAGCGAAGTCGCCGTTCTGCTCGCGAAAACGGATCTGACGCTCCTCGACGTCGAGGACGACTTTCTCCTTCCGTACGGGCTCTACCGAGCGATTCCGAACGCACTCGCGTCGCCGTTGCGAGCGCTCGACGAAGCGATCGGAGGCCGACAGATCGTGGATCACCTCGCGTCGGTGTCGTACTGGAACGCCCAGGTTCG
- a CDS encoding MarR family transcriptional regulator codes for MSTSTVEDPDAIAEEPLSEEEYRNRLRELPPSAKLVAKVLEIDSPLSQGQLTEESLLPDRTVRYALNRLEEVGLVGSRYSFRDARKQVYFLKH; via the coding sequence ATGAGCACAAGTACAGTCGAGGACCCGGATGCCATTGCTGAGGAACCGTTGTCGGAGGAGGAATACCGCAACCGACTCCGCGAGTTGCCGCCGAGCGCGAAGCTCGTTGCAAAAGTGTTAGAGATCGACTCGCCGCTCTCACAGGGACAACTCACCGAAGAATCGCTGCTCCCCGATCGCACCGTCCGCTACGCGCTCAATCGACTCGAAGAGGTCGGCCTGGTCGGCTCCCGGTACAGTTTCAGAGATGCTCGCAAGCAAGTGTACTTTCTCAAGCACTGA
- a CDS encoding MBL fold metallo-hydrolase, which produces MDIVSRSVPVPTRAPSGTTNTYLLGTDPAILVDPATRSDELDHLVRNRRVEHILVTHTHPDHVGAVDSYADRTDATVWARNGRIDRFRDATGCKPDRTFTSGTTIHSGDKRVRVLSAPGHAPDHVALEAGRGGPILCGDCAVREGSVVVGAPEGDMRAYVTTLRRLWAIDPPALHPGHGPVIDAPRETLERLLSHRTEREQRVLEAVADGARSLDEILGGAYEKDLSGVRDLARATVAAHLEKLAVERRLSWDGERARTLDGD; this is translated from the coding sequence ATGGACATCGTTTCGCGATCCGTTCCGGTCCCTACGCGAGCGCCGAGCGGTACCACCAACACCTATCTGCTCGGCACCGATCCGGCGATTCTCGTCGACCCAGCGACACGATCCGACGAACTCGATCACCTGGTCCGTAACCGACGTGTCGAGCACATCCTCGTCACTCACACCCACCCCGATCACGTCGGGGCCGTCGATTCCTACGCCGACCGCACCGACGCGACGGTCTGGGCGCGAAACGGACGAATCGACAGGTTTCGGGACGCCACAGGTTGCAAACCTGATCGCACGTTCACGTCGGGCACGACGATTCACAGTGGTGACAAGCGCGTTCGGGTCCTCAGCGCACCGGGGCACGCACCGGACCACGTCGCCCTCGAGGCTGGCCGCGGCGGTCCCATCCTCTGTGGCGACTGTGCCGTCCGCGAGGGGAGCGTCGTCGTCGGCGCACCGGAAGGTGACATGCGCGCATACGTAACGACGTTACGACGACTCTGGGCGATCGACCCGCCAGCGCTTCATCCCGGTCACGGTCCCGTGATCGACGCCCCTCGCGAAACGCTCGAGCGCCTGCTTTCCCATCGAACCGAGCGCGAACAGCGCGTGCTCGAAGCTGTCGCCGACGGCGCTCGGTCGCTCGATGAAATCCTCGGTGGGGCCTACGAAAAGGATCTGTCCGGCGTCCGTGACCTCGCGCGGGCGACCGTGGCTGCCCACCTCGAGAAACTCGCCGTCGAGAGACGACTGTCGTGGGACGGTGAACGAGCGAGGACGCTCGATGGCGACTGA